In Gemmatimonas sp., a single genomic region encodes these proteins:
- a CDS encoding DUF4388 domain-containing protein: MAIRGNLSEASLADVLQLLALGQKTGCLSIAREGSFGTVHFAGGRIVHAELVNRRDRLGDRLVRIGAITPDDLARVTAASAPQDDRELAHALLEQALIEREVLVGEYRTQVEEAVYHLFSWSLGSFTFEPEAEDSPDAALVSVSADSLLLEGARRVDEWTQIAKKVPSLDLIFELDGPRLAHREVPLSATQERLLPFLDGTQDLNTVIERSGLGEFEVGKAVFGLLTAGYAQRVGRSAARRQPPPESRVAEHRNLGIAFYRTGMLDEAQREFRRVLELREADGVARFHLGLVQLRRRDWAGAHATFLRASQEPDAPAAVLHNLAFVCEQRGDLVAAAEYLDEATRRVVLPDPRIALSRATIALRVGDLASTESALAAARSAWGARQPSAAWFHVAGLAAALGGDSARAAAVLEEGIALHPHAAALHNNLAVVQERRGSYELAARTIEHALLEDANCAHLHKNLGDYLYRAQRYDEAFESFVRVVRLMPSHGADVYLKLGNVHYRRGALLEAQRSWEQALSLDPDNRIVRANLDAMRRSTTPTASSPVATSDDALVGGAV, from the coding sequence GTGGCCATCCGTGGAAACCTGAGCGAAGCGTCACTCGCCGACGTGCTGCAGCTGCTGGCGCTCGGTCAGAAGACCGGTTGTCTCAGCATCGCGCGCGAAGGCAGTTTCGGCACCGTCCACTTCGCGGGCGGCCGCATCGTGCACGCCGAACTGGTGAATCGTCGCGACCGTCTCGGCGATCGTCTCGTGCGTATCGGCGCGATCACGCCCGATGATCTCGCACGCGTCACGGCCGCCAGCGCGCCGCAGGACGATCGCGAGCTCGCGCATGCGCTGTTAGAGCAGGCGCTGATCGAACGCGAAGTGCTGGTCGGCGAGTATCGCACGCAGGTTGAAGAGGCGGTGTACCACCTATTCAGCTGGTCGCTCGGCTCGTTCACCTTCGAGCCCGAGGCCGAGGACTCGCCTGATGCGGCGCTGGTGTCGGTCAGTGCGGATTCGCTGTTGCTGGAAGGCGCGCGTCGCGTGGACGAGTGGACGCAGATCGCGAAGAAGGTGCCGAGTCTCGATCTCATCTTCGAGCTCGATGGTCCGCGGCTCGCGCATCGCGAAGTGCCGTTGAGCGCGACGCAGGAGCGCCTCCTCCCATTCCTCGACGGCACGCAGGATCTCAACACGGTGATTGAGCGCTCTGGCCTCGGGGAGTTCGAAGTCGGCAAGGCCGTGTTCGGATTGCTCACCGCCGGATACGCGCAGCGTGTGGGCCGGAGTGCCGCGCGACGTCAGCCGCCGCCGGAGAGCCGCGTGGCCGAGCACCGCAATCTCGGTATCGCGTTCTATCGCACCGGCATGCTCGACGAGGCGCAGCGGGAGTTCCGCCGGGTGCTCGAGTTGCGGGAAGCCGACGGCGTGGCGCGATTTCATCTTGGGCTCGTGCAATTGCGTCGGCGTGATTGGGCGGGCGCGCACGCCACGTTTCTGCGTGCGTCGCAGGAGCCGGATGCCCCTGCGGCGGTGCTGCATAACCTCGCCTTCGTCTGCGAACAGCGCGGGGATCTGGTGGCGGCGGCCGAATACCTCGACGAGGCCACACGGCGCGTCGTGCTCCCCGACCCGCGGATCGCGCTCTCCCGGGCGACGATCGCCCTGCGCGTGGGCGATCTGGCCAGCACCGAGTCGGCACTTGCCGCAGCGCGCAGTGCGTGGGGTGCCCGTCAACCGTCGGCCGCCTGGTTCCATGTCGCCGGCCTCGCGGCGGCCCTTGGTGGCGACAGTGCGCGGGCAGCGGCCGTGCTGGAAGAAGGCATCGCGCTGCATCCGCACGCGGCCGCGTTGCACAACAACCTTGCGGTCGTGCAGGAACGGCGTGGGAGCTATGAGCTGGCGGCCCGCACGATCGAGCACGCGCTGCTCGAGGATGCGAACTGCGCTCATCTGCACAAGAACCTCGGCGACTATCTGTATCGCGCGCAGCGATACGACGAAGCCTTCGAGTCGTTCGTGCGGGTGGTGCGGCTGATGCCGTCACACGGGGCCGATGTCTATCTCAAGCTCGGAAACGTGCACTATCGGCGCGGCGCCTTGCTCGAGGCGCAGCGGTCGTGGGAACAGGCGCTCTCTCTCGATCCGGACAATCGGATCGTGCGGGCGAATCTCGACGCCATGCGCCGCTCGACGACGCCGACGGCGTCCTCGCCCGTCGCCACCAGCGACGACGCGCTGGTGGGGGGAGCCGTATGA
- a CDS encoding tetratricopeptide repeat protein, whose protein sequence is MSSVMSAGRDVELLRTLIERVDPRDPGAFNNLGVLYHSRGLHVEAVDAFLRALAIDPRMRTAARNLEIAAATPGACDARMAALDARVAADPDDRAAALERARLSRLVGRSDVAIRQLETLIAEDPDDAAALYERGLIEQRAGDLRRAQRWFERAVNLGGADTDARLHLAEVLYQRGQNEQALECLDCLLARHADSADAHLLRGFVLGDMGRHDAAIASARIAAQLNPTLSTAQIDLSLESGSLAGTPIAIDPSTANGMMRVEPEGALARHGLGLAFRQRGYFDEARREFERSLASGEDARMAEHALGELDLIAGRFDDARTRYAALLARQEQPRLWNEHGVAMHQSGDVAGAADSYRRALRMDPRHALAYNNLGVALDDLGDHSAARESFVRASELDPTLVVARLNLSRWLAAQRDPLAALALLRELVAFHPRDAESWKVMGTVLQALDRPEEARDAFLSAVECRPSHAEARFGLASVLEHLGDSDGAARETQQALKYAPMRMASRLSVAIDLQRECPDAVGALELLAVRGGSPLRGIVLPTDDLAALLPEQALAAPGLREAAGSGLDAGAMAVMEAARTCDDADGFSSRAVHGEALERYTRARALVDMTAVADMEPTAQILWQRATLGEARSLCLLGRGVEALPQLKRAGALWPHHPEVLALFAFAAASDPERDPASAETARTAMLRLLRQDVTSAALLHFAGDAAMRMHDEALALGFYRRALAHDPARPTARVAIARMLRERGDLLAARLELVAALSAVPNWRDAVLELARVHRDARRHADARWILVDVLKGRPTDVEALQLLIEVLVGEERASDARIVVDRVLRHDPDNTGARWFDGVLLAQQSRTRDALACWAALAQCTEVDDFVERARHAVSHAVYGSGAPSDPARVA, encoded by the coding sequence ATGTCGTCCGTCATGTCGGCTGGTCGCGACGTGGAACTGCTGCGCACGCTGATCGAGCGCGTTGATCCGCGTGATCCCGGCGCGTTCAACAACCTCGGCGTCCTGTATCACTCGCGTGGCTTGCACGTGGAGGCCGTCGACGCCTTTCTGCGCGCCCTCGCGATCGATCCGCGCATGCGCACCGCCGCGCGCAATCTCGAGATCGCGGCTGCGACGCCGGGAGCCTGTGATGCGCGCATGGCCGCACTCGATGCGCGCGTTGCGGCCGATCCTGACGATCGGGCAGCGGCGCTGGAACGGGCGCGGCTGTCGCGGCTGGTCGGACGGAGCGACGTCGCCATCCGACAGCTCGAAACACTCATCGCCGAAGATCCCGACGATGCGGCCGCGTTGTACGAGCGTGGATTGATCGAGCAGCGGGCCGGCGACCTCCGTCGTGCGCAGCGCTGGTTCGAGCGTGCCGTGAACCTGGGCGGCGCCGACACCGACGCCCGGTTGCATCTCGCGGAAGTCCTCTATCAACGCGGGCAGAACGAGCAGGCGCTCGAATGTCTGGATTGCCTGTTGGCCCGGCACGCCGACAGCGCCGATGCGCATTTGCTACGCGGCTTCGTGCTCGGCGACATGGGTCGTCACGATGCGGCCATCGCCTCCGCGCGCATCGCGGCGCAGTTGAATCCCACGCTGTCGACGGCGCAGATCGATCTGTCGCTCGAATCCGGCAGCCTCGCCGGCACACCGATCGCGATCGATCCGTCGACGGCGAACGGCATGATGCGGGTGGAACCTGAAGGCGCGCTCGCCCGCCATGGTCTCGGGCTCGCCTTCCGGCAGCGTGGCTACTTCGACGAAGCCCGTCGCGAGTTCGAACGGTCGCTGGCCAGCGGCGAAGACGCGCGCATGGCGGAGCACGCGCTCGGTGAGCTCGATCTGATCGCGGGTCGGTTCGACGACGCGCGCACTCGGTACGCCGCGTTGCTGGCGCGGCAGGAGCAGCCGCGTCTGTGGAACGAGCATGGCGTCGCGATGCATCAGTCGGGCGACGTGGCGGGGGCCGCCGACAGCTATCGTCGGGCCCTGCGCATGGATCCGCGCCACGCGCTCGCGTACAACAACCTCGGTGTCGCGCTCGACGATCTGGGCGATCACAGCGCGGCGCGCGAGTCGTTCGTACGGGCCTCCGAGCTCGATCCCACGCTGGTCGTGGCCCGGTTGAATCTGTCGCGCTGGTTGGCGGCGCAGCGGGATCCGCTCGCGGCGCTCGCGTTGCTGCGCGAACTCGTGGCCTTTCATCCGCGCGATGCGGAATCGTGGAAGGTGATGGGCACGGTGTTGCAGGCGCTCGACCGCCCGGAGGAGGCCCGCGACGCATTCCTGAGCGCGGTCGAATGCCGGCCGTCGCACGCTGAGGCGCGGTTCGGCTTGGCCAGTGTGCTCGAGCACCTCGGCGACAGCGATGGCGCCGCACGCGAAACGCAGCAGGCGTTGAAGTACGCGCCGATGCGCATGGCGTCGCGACTGTCGGTGGCGATCGACCTGCAGCGCGAGTGCCCGGATGCCGTCGGCGCGCTCGAGTTGCTCGCCGTACGGGGCGGATCGCCGCTGCGCGGCATCGTGCTCCCCACCGACGATTTGGCGGCGCTGTTGCCGGAGCAAGCGCTCGCGGCACCTGGCCTGCGCGAGGCCGCCGGTAGCGGCTTGGATGCCGGCGCGATGGCCGTCATGGAGGCGGCGCGCACGTGCGACGACGCTGATGGATTCTCGTCGCGTGCCGTGCATGGCGAGGCGCTCGAGCGGTACACCCGAGCGCGCGCGCTGGTCGACATGACAGCGGTGGCCGACATGGAGCCCACGGCGCAGATCCTGTGGCAGCGCGCCACGCTGGGAGAGGCGCGCTCGCTCTGCCTGCTGGGGCGCGGCGTTGAGGCGCTGCCGCAGCTGAAGCGGGCGGGTGCGCTGTGGCCGCATCATCCGGAAGTGCTCGCGCTGTTCGCGTTCGCCGCCGCATCGGACCCCGAGCGCGATCCGGCCAGCGCGGAGACAGCGCGCACCGCCATGCTGCGCTTGTTGCGACAAGACGTCACCAGCGCCGCGCTCTTGCACTTCGCCGGCGATGCCGCGATGAGGATGCACGACGAAGCCCTGGCCCTTGGCTTCTATCGTCGCGCCCTAGCGCACGATCCCGCGCGTCCCACCGCCCGCGTGGCGATCGCGCGCATGCTCCGTGAACGCGGTGATCTGCTGGCCGCGCGGCTCGAGCTGGTTGCCGCGCTCTCGGCCGTACCGAACTGGCGTGACGCGGTGCTCGAACTCGCGCGCGTGCACCGCGATGCGCGGCGACACGCCGACGCCCGCTGGATTCTCGTGGACGTGCTCAAGGGCCGACCGACCGACGTGGAGGCGCTCCAGCTGCTGATCGAGGTGCTCGTCGGCGAGGAACGGGCCAGCGACGCGCGCATCGTGGTCGACCGCGTCCTGCGGCACGACCCCGACAACACGGGCGCCCGCTGGTTCGACGGCGTGCTCTTGGCGCAGCAGTCGCGTACGCGCGATGCACTCGCGTGTTGGGCCGCGTTGGCGCAGTGTACCGAGGTGGATGACTTCGTGGAGCGCGCGCGCCATGCGGTGTCGCACGCGGTGTACGGCAGTGGTGCCCCCAGCGATCCGGCCCGTGTCGCATGA
- a CDS encoding DUF4388 domain-containing protein encodes MSHDHAVSLDGRLRDLGLAEVLQLLALSRKSGVLHLEAALQGRHAAVQCQHGSVVNAGLWSAHEASGALRARTADEARDVEAIMLDLLLWRDGTFRFSPADDHAPTGAAIRLAIEPLLMEAAQRAEVWSRIEDRVPHSRVVPAFVDVEPQQLPLLRLAPAQWEILTRVDGQRDLLMLADSLGRTLLDVAEQVHGLIGAGLLTLRDGPVAPRRNPTPPTMAAIPAPQGREIAGDLWIPTATHTRHSSVMPDDASPSHDEDSLFDPVELGVISAEGFPRRRTPWMASSPVASQAAEPSLPRGETAGIAPRAEAISLCRLGDEAARRGDFADAMTHWHAALRVPEPFADADRVREAIALTARLHALLHP; translated from the coding sequence GTGTCGCATGACCACGCCGTGAGCCTGGACGGCCGTCTTCGCGACCTCGGCCTCGCCGAAGTCCTGCAACTGCTCGCCCTGAGTCGCAAATCGGGCGTGCTTCATCTCGAGGCGGCGCTGCAGGGCCGGCACGCGGCCGTGCAGTGTCAGCATGGCAGTGTGGTCAACGCGGGCCTCTGGAGCGCGCACGAGGCATCCGGCGCGCTCCGCGCGCGCACGGCCGACGAAGCGCGTGACGTGGAAGCGATCATGCTCGACTTGCTGCTGTGGCGCGACGGCACGTTCCGCTTTTCACCCGCCGACGACCACGCGCCCACCGGCGCCGCCATCCGTCTCGCCATCGAGCCGCTGCTGATGGAGGCCGCTCAGCGGGCGGAGGTCTGGTCGCGGATCGAAGATCGCGTGCCGCATTCACGGGTCGTTCCGGCCTTCGTGGATGTCGAGCCCCAACAGTTGCCGCTGCTACGTCTGGCGCCAGCGCAGTGGGAGATCCTGACCCGCGTCGACGGGCAGCGCGATCTGCTGATGCTCGCTGATTCGCTCGGGCGTACGCTGTTGGACGTGGCGGAGCAGGTCCACGGTCTGATCGGGGCAGGGCTGCTGACACTGCGCGATGGTCCGGTGGCACCGCGACGGAACCCCACGCCGCCCACGATGGCGGCGATTCCCGCTCCCCAAGGACGGGAGATCGCCGGCGACCTTTGGATTCCGACGGCCACGCACACACGGCACTCGTCGGTCATGCCCGACGATGCGTCGCCGAGCCACGACGAGGATTCGCTCTTCGATCCGGTCGAATTGGGAGTCATTTCCGCTGAAGGATTCCCCCGCCGGCGCACGCCGTGGATGGCGTCGTCTCCGGTTGCCTCGCAGGCCGCTGAGCCGTCCTTGCCGCGAGGGGAGACGGCCGGAATCGCACCGCGCGCCGAAGCCATCTCGTTGTGCCGGCTCGGTGACGAAGCGGCCCGGCGCGGTGACTTCGCTGATGCGATGACGCACTGGCACGCTGCCCTTCGGGTGCCCGAGCCGTTCGCCGACGCAGATCGCGTGCGCGAGGCGATCGCGCTGACGGCCCGGTTGCACGCGCTGCTGCATCCGTAA
- a CDS encoding chemotaxis protein CheC has protein sequence MSAIRSLKTIQLDALRETANIGAGHAATALSQMTGSTIMIKVPNITVASMEELPSQFTPEEEPVAAVLMHMLGDLSGRTMLVFPKPTVMRLAELMLRRPVGSSTAFSELETSAIKEAGNILSGAYMNALSDFLGMLLLPSPPSLVIDMSTAVLTSAIGEFAPDPDAILCVESEFQLMEMQQTLRGFFLLLPDPASLQVMLRALRLA, from the coding sequence ATGTCGGCGATCCGGTCTCTCAAGACCATCCAGCTGGATGCACTGCGTGAAACGGCCAATATCGGCGCGGGTCACGCCGCGACCGCGTTGTCGCAGATGACCGGCAGCACGATCATGATCAAGGTGCCGAACATCACGGTGGCGAGCATGGAGGAGTTACCGTCGCAGTTCACGCCCGAAGAAGAACCGGTGGCGGCGGTGCTCATGCACATGCTGGGCGATCTCAGCGGCCGCACGATGCTGGTGTTCCCGAAGCCCACCGTGATGCGATTGGCCGAGCTGATGCTGCGGCGGCCGGTCGGATCGTCCACCGCGTTCAGTGAACTCGAGACGTCCGCCATCAAGGAAGCCGGAAACATCCTGAGCGGCGCGTATATGAACGCGCTCAGTGATTTCTTGGGAATGCTGCTGTTACCGTCGCCGCCCAGTTTGGTGATCGACATGTCCACGGCCGTGCTGACCAGCGCGATCGGCGAGTTCGCTCCCGATCCCGATGCGATCCTCTGCGTCGAAAGCGAGTTCCAGCTCATGGAGATGCAGCAGACGCTGCGTGGATTCTTCTTGCTGCTTCCCGATCCCGCCTCGTTGCAGGTGATGCTCCGCGCGCTGCGGCTCGCCTGA
- a CDS encoding DnaA/Hda family protein gives MSGPLDGTYRFDTFVVGSSNRLAVSAARAVADAPGSAYNPLFVYGGSGLGKTHLVAALAHQARAVKPDLRVEFTSGEDVAEHLHRVIASGQAQLFIEHYQQVELLILDDVQFLTGQRETQSELLRLFNMMQGSGRQLVLTSDRQPSEIPDVDQRLLSRLIGGLVVDVGAPDYEMRLAILRNVAGARGVEFADGVLNEVARLAFGNVRELKGALNKLSAFQQLEGTPVAPPDVRAVLGERASTPTPSSPSHPPRIEAIIPDGTDYEGFLADVLQEVETRVEPWRVALGEAISRWKSHGYGVAVLERAMQLPTAPDVDGLLATFTSAIEHLRNLEAQASSLDPALRGHAAFRDVASIPLAQQLVERAMASTLPLPAPSPVFTRERLDVSSANQLAVKAIDSVIEHPGTRYNPLFICGPAGSGKSHLAHALGNAMRARAAVACLSASAFVDELIAAMQEGGMERWRLRFRAADLFILDDVEVLAGKERTQEELFHLFNHLYERGAQIVLTSSYPPRELPELADRLRSRFEGGLVVALQSRERHRVEQLVERAPGELDRFFEDREKTMWNWPDLGGRVIEEYR, from the coding sequence ATGAGCGGCCCCCTCGATGGCACCTATCGCTTCGACACGTTCGTGGTCGGATCGTCGAACCGCCTCGCGGTATCCGCCGCCCGCGCCGTGGCCGACGCACCGGGCAGCGCCTACAACCCGCTGTTCGTGTACGGTGGCTCCGGACTTGGCAAGACCCATTTGGTGGCGGCGCTTGCGCATCAGGCGCGTGCGGTCAAGCCCGATCTTCGCGTCGAGTTCACGTCGGGTGAAGACGTGGCCGAGCATCTGCATCGCGTCATCGCGAGTGGACAGGCGCAGCTGTTCATTGAGCACTATCAGCAGGTCGAGTTGCTTATTCTCGATGACGTGCAGTTCCTTACCGGGCAGCGCGAGACCCAGTCCGAGTTGCTGCGCCTCTTCAACATGATGCAGGGCTCGGGCCGGCAGCTGGTGCTCACCAGCGATCGGCAGCCGTCGGAGATCCCCGACGTGGATCAACGCTTGCTATCGCGACTGATCGGCGGGCTTGTGGTCGATGTCGGTGCGCCCGACTACGAGATGCGTCTGGCGATCCTGCGCAACGTGGCCGGCGCGCGCGGGGTGGAGTTCGCTGACGGCGTGCTGAACGAGGTGGCTCGTCTGGCGTTTGGCAATGTGCGCGAACTGAAGGGGGCGCTAAACAAGCTCTCGGCGTTTCAGCAGCTCGAGGGAACGCCGGTCGCGCCGCCCGATGTGCGCGCCGTGTTGGGTGAGCGCGCATCGACGCCTACGCCGTCGTCGCCCTCGCACCCGCCGCGGATCGAAGCGATCATCCCCGACGGTACCGATTACGAAGGCTTCCTCGCTGATGTCCTGCAGGAAGTCGAAACGCGCGTGGAGCCGTGGCGCGTGGCACTCGGTGAAGCGATCTCGCGCTGGAAGAGCCATGGCTACGGCGTGGCCGTGCTGGAACGTGCCATGCAGTTGCCAACCGCACCCGACGTGGACGGCTTGCTCGCCACCTTCACCTCGGCGATCGAACATCTTCGCAACCTCGAAGCACAGGCCAGCAGCCTCGATCCGGCGCTGCGAGGACATGCGGCCTTTCGTGATGTCGCCTCGATCCCACTGGCGCAACAGCTGGTGGAGCGCGCGATGGCGAGCACGTTGCCGCTGCCCGCGCCGTCGCCGGTCTTCACCCGCGAGCGCCTCGACGTCAGCAGCGCCAATCAACTGGCCGTCAAGGCGATCGACTCGGTGATCGAGCACCCGGGCACGCGCTACAATCCGCTGTTCATCTGCGGACCGGCTGGCAGCGGAAAATCTCATCTGGCCCATGCGCTTGGCAATGCGATGCGCGCGCGTGCCGCCGTGGCCTGCCTGTCAGCCAGCGCCTTCGTCGATGAACTGATCGCGGCGATGCAAGAAGGCGGCATGGAGCGCTGGCGCCTGCGATTTCGCGCCGCGGATCTGTTCATTCTCGATGATGTCGAGGTGTTGGCGGGGAAGGAGCGCACTCAGGAGGAGCTGTTCCACCTGTTCAATCACCTGTATGAGCGCGGAGCGCAGATCGTGCTCACCAGCTCGTACCCGCCGCGCGAACTCCCGGAACTCGCCGATCGGCTGCGATCGCGATTCGAAGGCGGTCTCGTGGTCGCGCTGCAGTCGCGCGAGCGCCACCGCGTGGAGCAGCTGGTGGAGCGCGCGCCCGGTGAACTCGACCGCTTCTTCGAGGATCGGGAGAAGACCATGTGGAACTGGCCGGACCTCGGCGGACGCGTGATCGAGGAGTACCGATAG
- the cheB gene encoding chemotaxis-specific protein-glutamate methyltransferase CheB, which yields MSSSSVSGAVRRRVLVVDDSAFMRRLVSDIVASSGEFEVVGTARDGLDALRQMPLLDPDLVTLDVDMPNLDGLACLDRIMREWPRPVVMLSAGGSDGGADATLRALDRGAVEFVRKPSGAISLDLELVRDQLLEALRAAAAVTQLGVPLPSPTLVTPDVALRGSAHDRGLRSPARGTSRSMHGQAPSFLVCIAASTGGPAALGQIIPLLSRFERAAVLIVQHMPAGFTASFASRLHGISRLAVHEAMHGEPLHVGHVYVAPGGFHLRVGGTPLAPLAQLDQEPTEWGVRPAADRLFKSAASCYGAACLGVVLTGMGRDGADGLLAIRQAGGLAVVQERSSCVIPGMPDSALRVAGADDVVSLADMPHAIERLVAGQGVAVDTVEKIA from the coding sequence ATGTCGTCCTCTAGCGTGTCGGGCGCCGTGCGCCGACGCGTACTCGTGGTCGACGACAGCGCGTTCATGCGTCGGCTCGTCAGTGACATCGTGGCGTCGAGTGGCGAGTTCGAAGTCGTCGGCACGGCGCGCGACGGATTGGACGCGCTGCGTCAGATGCCACTGCTCGATCCCGATCTGGTCACGCTCGACGTAGACATGCCCAACCTCGACGGCTTGGCGTGTCTCGATCGGATCATGCGGGAGTGGCCGCGGCCGGTGGTCATGCTGAGTGCTGGCGGAAGCGATGGCGGCGCCGATGCCACGCTGCGCGCGCTCGATCGCGGGGCGGTGGAGTTCGTGCGGAAGCCGTCGGGCGCGATCAGCCTCGATCTCGAACTCGTGCGTGACCAGCTGCTCGAGGCGCTACGTGCCGCCGCGGCGGTGACGCAGCTCGGCGTTCCGCTGCCGTCTCCGACCCTGGTCACGCCGGACGTCGCGCTGCGCGGTTCGGCGCACGATCGCGGTCTGCGCTCACCGGCGCGCGGCACGTCGCGGTCGATGCATGGTCAGGCCCCGTCGTTCCTGGTGTGCATCGCCGCGTCCACCGGCGGTCCGGCGGCGCTCGGTCAAATCATTCCGCTGCTATCTCGTTTCGAGCGAGCCGCCGTGTTGATCGTGCAGCACATGCCGGCGGGTTTCACCGCCAGCTTTGCCAGTAGACTGCACGGCATTTCGCGGCTGGCGGTCCATGAGGCGATGCACGGCGAGCCGCTGCACGTCGGTCATGTCTACGTGGCGCCGGGAGGCTTTCACTTGCGGGTCGGTGGCACGCCACTCGCACCGTTGGCGCAGCTCGATCAGGAGCCGACGGAATGGGGGGTGCGGCCGGCTGCCGACCGGCTCTTCAAGTCGGCGGCGAGCTGCTACGGCGCGGCCTGTCTGGGGGTGGTGCTCACGGGCATGGGGCGTGACGGTGCCGACGGCCTCTTGGCGATCCGACAGGCCGGCGGACTCGCGGTGGTGCAGGAGCGGTCATCGTGCGTGATCCCCGGGATGCCCGACTCGGCGCTACGGGTGGCCGGCGCTGACGACGTGGTGTCGTTGGCCGACATGCCACACGCCATCGAACGCCTCGTCGCGGGGCAGGGCGTCGCGGTTGACACTGTGGAGAAGATCGCGTGA
- a CDS encoding chemotaxis protein CheW: MSPFKSTALFAVRRRAVSTVERATFVCFSIGEHRLAGPVELIDRVLRPSTDVPSVSFEGRVLPYADLAAPLGLALGGGAVGLRRVLVAHVNDVWWALPVDAVHDVVSVDASEVLPLPAGHPDAQRTGAIATFTRGGSTVLVLDLVRLLR, encoded by the coding sequence ATGAGCCCGTTCAAGTCGACGGCGCTGTTCGCTGTTCGCCGCCGCGCCGTCAGCACGGTGGAGCGAGCCACCTTCGTCTGTTTCTCGATCGGAGAGCATCGCCTGGCCGGACCGGTCGAACTCATCGATCGTGTGCTGCGTCCGTCCACCGACGTTCCCAGCGTCTCCTTCGAGGGGCGCGTGCTGCCCTACGCCGATCTCGCCGCACCGCTTGGCCTCGCGCTCGGCGGCGGTGCGGTCGGGTTGCGACGGGTGCTCGTGGCCCACGTGAACGACGTCTGGTGGGCGCTGCCGGTGGACGCGGTGCACGACGTCGTCAGTGTCGATGCGAGTGAGGTGCTGCCGCTGCCGGCGGGGCATCCCGATGCGCAGCGCACCGGTGCCATCGCCACGTTCACGCGAGGCGGTAGTACTGTTCTGGTGCTCGATCTTGTTCGTCTTCTCCGCTGA
- a CDS encoding GTPase domain-containing protein has protein sequence MPIVDHATRLITCKLVYYGPGRSGKTTNLTYLHSALPGTQVGELTSLATRRDRTLFFDYLPVDLGTVGAYRVRFQLYTVPGQPYYRAIRQLVLQGADGIAFVADSQRHRWDDNLESLQDMHANLAEHGVDARDLPIVMQYNKQDLPASLAASVAELSVALNFRGVPEYAGDALHGPGVFDTLRSLGMRVLKRLGADEGTETAHRAALALRTPAFTPALHAGHVTTDVLTGVAGSDA, from the coding sequence ATGCCCATTGTCGATCATGCCACACGGCTGATCACCTGCAAGTTGGTCTACTACGGGCCCGGACGGTCTGGCAAGACGACGAATCTCACCTACCTGCACTCGGCCTTGCCGGGCACGCAGGTCGGTGAGCTCACGTCGCTGGCCACCCGTCGCGACCGCACGCTCTTTTTCGACTATCTCCCCGTCGATCTTGGCACCGTGGGTGCCTATCGCGTCCGATTTCAGTTGTACACCGTGCCGGGCCAGCCGTACTACCGCGCCATTCGCCAGCTCGTGCTGCAAGGCGCCGACGGCATCGCGTTCGTCGCCGACAGTCAGCGCCACCGGTGGGACGACAACCTCGAAAGCCTGCAGGACATGCACGCGAATCTGGCGGAACACGGTGTCGATGCGCGTGATCTGCCCATCGTGATGCAGTACAACAAGCAGGACTTGCCCGCGTCGCTGGCCGCGAGCGTCGCCGAGCTCTCGGTCGCGTTGAACTTCCGCGGCGTCCCCGAGTACGCCGGCGACGCGCTCCACGGCCCGGGCGTGTTCGATACGCTGCGCTCGCTCGGTATGCGCGTGCTGAAGCGCCTCGGCGCCGACGAGGGAACGGAAACGGCCCATCGCGCCGCCCTCGCCCTGCGCACGCCGGCCTTCACGCCGGCGCTGCACGCCGGTCACGTGACTACCGATGTCCTCACCGGCGTGGCGGGCAGTGACGCATGA